The Tenebrio molitor chromosome 7, icTenMoli1.1, whole genome shotgun sequence region ACAACAGAGATATTGCAATACATATTtactaataatatttttcggcGCATTCACACTCTGGCAATTTactaatacaatttttttctgtattaTAAAAGGAGCTTCTTCTCAAATCTACAATGAAGAAAGTTGtaaacataataattttttaatcttaTTCCCTCAGATGACAGAGATATTTACGACAAATTTtttccggcgcatccaccattttaataaatttagtaaccaacaattttctttgttGTGAGAGGTACTTAGAGACATTCAGTGCTTTTTTTTGCAAGACTGACGTTTGCAAAATCTAAAAACATGTATTTATGtacggtcgatggacaaataaactgggacacttaaaatttaatctatgtaaatcagacttattgaattgtcaatatatttgtcagtgtctatataatatgtcataccaaagttaacctatttgtgataaagccgtaattaaacgatgcaaatttgtaaattttgacttatataattgtcatttttgtcccagttttatttgtccatcgactgtacgtACGTAGAAAAAGTAACAGCTGTccaaaaatgtcaaagaatttatttaaaaaaaattctggcgTATCCACCATTTTGGCAAATActctacaatttttatatcatTATAAAATGATACATTCAGGTGATTGAATTtccaacaaaaatacaaagaaaaataaggTTTTTAAATCTTTTCTACTGTAGAGacactaattttattaaaactatTTCACAGCGCATCCCTCAGTTCTCTATTGCATAATTTGATATAGGGCTTTAATCTGACTCTGAAGGTCCGACTAATAAAACTAACgagtgactattaaaattttcacttggagttggctttgaacgagtttttattttttctgttactttagacacacgcaagaatgaacgacaaatgtcagtcagtacaattgaaacataaccaaattaagagaaaaaacatttattgaaatgtcaaacttgtcagtgtctaaggtgcaacggaaaacaaagaatgatccatagccaaccctaagtgaaaattttaatacagtAGAACCCCTCTATAACGAGAACTCAAGGGACCAACATACTTACTCGTTATAACCGATTTTCGCTATAAACAGTCATGGACAATAAAAgtttatacatatgtattacgaaataaatttattaaataagaaagttaaataCACATACAACTAATGTTTAACAAgatttagtgaaaaaaatctgtAATTTTAGTTTGTTTGCGGTAATGGAGTATTTTAATCTTATCAATTGCACTTTCTAAATATGCCAAGTTATTAAAAAGAGCATCGTGATGAGGTGTGGAAACACCCATTTACAAAAACTCTGCAACAGTTTTTAAAGATTGTTCTACATTTTGGATATTTggaacatttattaaaatttcaaactctTTTATTatcgatattttttctttgatagaaaatgattttcttCTTTAGAGGACGACATAATGACACAAGTTATTTCAGGAAGTGTTCTCTGCTTGAAAAGTTGCTAAAGacagaaaacaaaatattatgCAGACGTGACATTTCCGATAGAATTCTTGTAATTTATTGAGACGCACATGTGTCTTGTAGATTACTGTGGGAGTGTGGGGTCGATTGGCGCCTTTCAGAACTGCGACCATGCTTAATCTTTTGTTCACACACTTGACTTTATTTCTTCCAGGAACTTTCGTTATATCCGATCTACTTCCGAAATTTCTCGGTATTTCTCGCTATTACCGATCTGGGACGAAACAAAAATCTCGTTATATCCACCTCAATGCCAAAAAAACACTCGCTATAGAGAGGAAATTTTACAAGGAGTAGTATACAAAGCGGCAAGGGACCGAACGATTTACTCGTTATAGCCGATTTTTCGTTATAACCGGGACTCGTTATAGAGGGGTTCTACtgtagtcacccgttatatgtatgtataatattcaccaaatGCATGGAGCGGCATTGTGTAGTTGTATTTCTCAAAGTATTACGATTAAAACTGAATTTACTAAGAACGCTCCCTGCAGATGAGGAATTGAATATTCGTTCGGAGTTTCCACCTGATTTGATAAGAATAATAAATgagacaaaaaaatgtaaggtaaaattacaatgaaatgGTCGGTATCATCTTCATCTGGTGTCTCTTCGGTAAAGAATTGAATATTATCGGTTTATTAGTCGGGCCTTTAGAGTCAGTTTAAAGTCCTATAATTCTCTAGTAGTCGTTTTGATTTTCAGCATAAGAGCCAAATTAAGTGTTATATGGAATCAATAGCAACCAGAATATTtcagcattttaaaaatacatcaccggcgcatccaccatttttagcAAAATAGTAAACAGCAATTCTcttggttgttatgaaacaTATAGAGATGCGGTTTTCTTAGTTGGATTGGTGTGAGCAAGATATGTTAAGATATACATAAGATCTTATGTAACACAAGAGTAACCGTGATATTGCATCAATTGTTTAAAATCtctcccggcgcatccaccatttttgcaactCAAAATTACCAATTCCTCAATTAGTATGGGAGTTAGAGATGTGCGGTTTTTTTGATTGGATTTTGGGTGCCGAGCCCCATAAACCAAACTTTTTATACCTCATCTAGTCGTTCAGCGAAGCGAGATACCGAGCTCGTACTTTGAGCAATTTCTCACACGAAAAATCACCCTCTTAAAGCCCCCCAGCGCTGTGGCTTAGTCCATTCGGACTCGAAATTAACACCGTATTAACCTAATAACCATCAACTCCCCACTAGAATCGATCACGTGTCGGGAAACCTTGGAAAAGCTGCGATCCAGAGGATTCCTTTCGGTTTGAATAACGAGTAATCCAGTTTGAACCGTACGACTAAATAATGCAGTTACGCGAACACAACATTCCTCTCAGACGAATTCTTCACGCTTAAAGGAAAAATGCACGTCCTGTTGTTGTTCGCGTTGTTGACGTCGCGCGCGACGAGCCACCAAGAACCAGTCCTGAAGACCGAAAATGAGGACTCGCCCGCCGATTGCATTACAACTTTGCTCGGTATTCAAAGGGCGCCTCTTCACACGACAAACTGTTGCCTAACAAAGTTATGTCCCTGCAAGAACAGTGGTGTTTTGAAACAGATGATGCACGACCACCTCGTCCTGCCGGAATTGCTCGATAAGTTGTGCAGCGAGGAGTTGAGTGGGGAGTCGTCGGACGGATGCATCCTTCAAAATAATCTAAACAGTGGAGTAAACAAGGACACAAATAACGCCGCCAATAAAGGAAAGTCGGCTATCGCAAATTGCAGTGCAAACTTTCGAACGCCGACAATAAACGGTGGAACGGCGCTGATAAATTCCGGAATTACTGGCGATTCCAAAAAGAGATCACCGGAAAAGTACGTATTCAAATGCTACCGATTTCAATACAGTTTATAATTGGTGCAGAGTGAATCAGAATGCACGAAAACATTTCGACAATCATTTCAATCATCGGCAGCCGAGACGGGTGAATCGCTCCAGTTTCCGCGCTAAAGGGAAAGTTTTTATCCGGCAGTGTCACTATCGAGCTTTCTGATTCGTCTCCTGTTTGTCTTGACAAGTTTGGATGTCAACACAGCTAATTAGCTCGTAAAACCGATCGTCGAGGCTGAATGACAGAGTTTGTTCTTAGTGGGGTGTGTCAATTAGAATCGAGAcggttgacaaaaaaaaaacaccaaaaaaagttattacagcttccaattttttatttgagttATAGTTACACTCTCTTTTGCTTTcccataataataaatattctaaagtttatttttataagcCAGTGGTATAGATTATCAAGAGTGAAATCTGTAAAACATATGTTTTTCACATTATTTAACTTCACAACTAATGATACTTATAATATATCGTTTCAGGCGCATCcatcatttttacaataatttgcACGTGAGTTATGATTTATAACACACGCGTGACTTATAGACCACTGTATGTAAATAATTCACACGTGAGTTATGACTTATAACACACACGTGACTTATAGATCACTTTCCTCGTCTAAGATGAGAACAATTATGAttctataataaaattattaaaaaaaatgataataataaaacttcaaaatatGGTACAGCAGACAGATAACGAGATTTGGAAGAAATGCCAACTTCAGACGCATACTACTGATTATAAAACTATTTTATGATGGCggtgcaaaaataaaaattttgcattaCATACCTATCTAGCGTAACGGCTAATACAGACATTCCAACaactttattacatttttatcattattatgAGTTTAAAATACTGCAATCTGACATTCTTCTAATTAAATCCATCCCGCTCTAACCAGGAAGAATATTGcggcataattaaaaataattcgcggcgcatccaccatttttacaatccaaagaaaatcaattatttacaaaGTTTTCTGAATTGTGTTCTCGACGATAAGATCCATAAAACGACTTTAACATCGCATCTAAATTGGCAATTAATAGAAATATacgtaaaattgttttactgttttgtaaaaaaaaaatcctttttaATCAACGATGCTTCACTTTACGAATGAGACAGAAAAGCAAAGCTTTCACTCTTctcttttcaaataatttccaaCCAGATTCTAAAAATTGGAGAGTCCTCCCGGAGCGATGACATTTAAATAACTGCCTTTCATTCTTGACAACATAACTCgacaaataaatataaaagacGTTTATGACACGAGTTCCATTCGTTATCGGCATGTTAAATCTAGATTGCgaagcaaatataaaattaaacactTTTAGTAATCTCCAATTTAATTAGGGAAAGGTTAAAGAGGTCGTTATGAACGTTATCTGATGAAACAATCCTTAAAACCGCGCTCTCATTACGGATTATAAAATAATCCGAAAATCGTCGACCTTAATATCGGAAAAACTTTTCAACGAATAAATCATATTAACAatgatgataataaaaaaatcattttgcacAAACACATTTAACGATTTACTTGGCATTTCTATTTTTACGCGGTCGGAGATAAGATAAGGCGTCGAGATTTTTCCGCCGCTTTACAATTCCACTCTCGCACCAAGTACAACTAGCACTGTTACAAGATCTACAATTTACTTTGACCGCTCGACCCCAAAGCTTCCTTAACAAGCCGAGCAGCATCCACCGCACACCCAATCGACAAAGTAATTCCACTTCCTCCGTGTCCGTAGTTGTGTACAATCTTCATTACCTTCCCTCCCACTCTCCTGTATTCGAGCTCGAGCCGGACCTGGTCCCGTCCGGGTCTGAGTCCCGCTTGATGCCCCATCACGGGAGCGTTGACCAACGACGGGACGTACTTGCAGCACCCTTCCAGGATATCCCTCTTGTCGCCTTCGTCAATCTCGGTGTTGTAATCGTCGACTTGGTGGGTGCCCCCCAGGATGACGCACTCCTCGTTGGGGATGATGTACTTTCCGTCTTGCGCGTCGCTCATGAACGCTTCGAACTGCCAGGGCGCCTTCACGCGAACCACCTGGCCTCGGATCGGGTGGACCTGGGGGTCCGGCACCAACACCCTCGAATCCAACCCCGTGCAGTTCACCACGACGTCGAACCGCGAGAGTTGTTCGAAGCGTTCGATTTTTCCCAGCTTGATCTCGCCGCCTCTCTGCTGGAACTTGCGCTGCAAGTACGGTAGGAATTTCGACGGCTCCCAAATAAAAGTTACGAATGCGAATCCTCCGGTGAACTCCTCGTTAAATCTCCGGTTGTAGCGTTTGATCTGCTCCGGCGATATTTCACAGTGGCCCAAACTGATTTTTATCCATGGAGGGAGTTGGAAATTCTTATCGTCGGACAGAGTCGTTATTAATTGGAGAGATATCCCGGTGTCCTTGGCCTCACCCCGCTTCCACAACTTCAAGATGTAATCCTGGGTGGTTTTCGCCCATCGCGTTATCTTCTCCTGGGGGGTGTTTTCGAGCAAGTAGGGGGTCCACAAGCCCGCCGACACGTCACCTGTCGTCCAGGGACTCAATCTGTCGGTGAAGATGACCACGCGACCAGAAGGTCCCAGTTGTTTCTGGACTTCCAAGGCCGTCGGGAGGCCCACTACACCGCATCCAATCACAGCAACCTCCAGCATGTCGACTGACACTTATCTAATCGCGCTGTTGACCTCCAACTccaataaacaaattattcgTCGGCGCGCAGATGATATCTCTGCATTTTTTTCAGATCTGGGTCGGAGACCCTCGCACGAGACGAGAAAATtagatttgaaaatatcaCGAAGATATCTACAAGAATCTCCGGTTTGCAATTCCTGGATGTCCCCAAGGGAGACGGAATGCGCCTCCATAACCTTAGACTCGAAGAGGAGTACTTGCTATTCGAAGTCTTCACCGGCTTAATGGGATATTTACAAGTGAACGACTTTCCTGCAGGTAAACTCGCCGAAGGACTAGTTAGCTTTGTATTTGCCgcataacaattatttttaattcgtcCAGCGATATCCGCACCCTCccaacaacaataaacaaacaCGGCAAAGCTGTTTcttattaattaacaaaacGAAGTTATAATTGTTTCGTGAGCACCGGTTACATTATTTACACTTTTGCAAACTCGGACCTAATTCAGACCCACTTTCGTGGAGCGAGAAAATCAATTTGAAAGAGTCGCGACTCGTGGAGCGTCACGTTGGATGTTTCCGGGTCCTAAAGGACACACTTTAAATATTTCATGGTCGCGTGTAATTTCATAAGGGCATGACGGAATTTAATTTGGTCGGAGGGAAGCGCCACTCTAATTGTTTTTTCTGGAACAAAACAACAATTACTCGTGGAAACATGAAATATTCAAAGTTGGATTTTTTCCGCCCTTGTTTGCTTCTACCTGGACCTGGTGGGACCTGATGCGACCAGACAACTGTACAATCGCTTCAaagtgttttgtttgtttcagaTCTGGTGCGGAATGCCTTGCACAACCCGCTCCCGATTCACCTAGTCGCCTTTCAGGTAATGGACCGGACGGCAACAAACTTTCGGGAATAATCAGGGCGACGTCGAGTCTTCCGCTGGAAACTTCGACTTTTAAATGCTTCGACGAGGAATTGCGAAAAACCTACGCAAATTCCAGCAACGATTTACGAATTTCCGGCTAGTTCTAGCAGGAATATATCAATTAAAGGGCGCCAGTGCAAAGCATCGAAATAGTTggatcaaattaaaattttgctcgCGTTAATTCTAAATTACATGACTGACACAAATCGATTCATTGACGTTTTTGCACTGGAGCAAATACTCAAGccattgtttaaacaatttatgaaattagTGGCATTTAAATATGAATTCTATTACCGAAACGTTACCGATAAAGAAGaaaactataataaaaaaaatgcttcTTAATCGTTGAAGATTtatgcaaataattttttgtaaataattttacgATAAATGTTTGTAGAGCATGATATTCTCTAGATTTTTGCACATTCAGAGCGTATttggtttttttcaaaaaaatgtgctATAAACTTTCCCTGTAAAattatacagtgcgttcgtaaacttcggaataaattcgatgaaactgtaagtattaatttctgagaaaaatcctcggagaggtcaactttgtttttaaaaagggcatatttttcagtactttacttatgttgacagcttttcatctcctaattatgacgtcattaataatttttttaaatgaacacccccacttttttcttctttttctgaagagccttcgtactagctaaaccatgactgaaaaaaattgataccttacataataatttttttgagaacaTGATAAATTTgatctaaaaaatttaatttaatttttaatgtaaaaattttaattgacttcaaacaaacatctaaggctAACAATAGAATTCAAcgcaaatgtaaaaattgcctCTCGCCAACCATTTAGCACTCActgacactttgtacactgcgctcaataatgtcagggcttatttgttccgttTCAGCGCGAATTATCTGCCacaaatcttctaaattgtttggtctattaaaataaaccttccgttttaaataaacccatagaaaaaaaaatgttgaccaaaaaatgaaatttaaatgtataaaa contains the following coding sequences:
- the Daao2 gene encoding D-aspartate oxidase → MLEVAVIGCGVVGLPTALEVQKQLGPSGRVVIFTDRLSPWTTGDVSAGLWTPYLLENTPQEKITRWAKTTQDYILKLWKRGEAKDTGISLQLITTLSDDKNFQLPPWIKISLGHCEISPEQIKRYNRRFNEEFTGGFAFVTFIWEPSKFLPYLQRKFQQRGGEIKLGKIERFEQLSRFDVVVNCTGLDSRVLVPDPQVHPIRGQVVRVKAPWQFEAFMSDAQDGKYIIPNEECVILGGTHQVDDYNTEIDEGDKRDILEGCCKYVPSLVNAPVMGHQAGLRPGRDQVRLELEYRRVGGKVMKIVHNYGHGGSGITLSIGCAVDAARLVKEALGSSGQSKL